From Shewanella yunxiaonensis, the proteins below share one genomic window:
- the serC gene encoding 3-phosphoserine/phosphohydroxythreonine transaminase, which translates to MSTVYNFCAGPAMLPPPVLAKAQAELLDWQGQGVSVMEVSHRGAPFIALAKESEADLRELMNIPDNYHVLFMHGGGRGQFAAVVNNFLGNHGKALYLISGQWSKSAADEAIRLVGESQVDTIEIVSKVNGLNKVTVPDFSVSSEQYRYLHYCPNETVNGIEMFEEIDAPWPVIADMSSTIMSRPVDVSKFGLIYAGAQKNIGPSGLSIVIVRKDLLELPIVNPSSIMDYRIAAQHDSMFNTPPTFAWYLAAEVFKWLKQIGGVAAIEGMNKQKAELLYQCIDHLPFYKNGVDPQNRSRMNVTFQLADEDLNKVFLADAEAQGLVALKGHRIVGGMRASIYNAMPLEGVQKLVDFMTDFAEKHSA; encoded by the coding sequence GTGAGTACCGTATATAATTTTTGTGCCGGACCAGCAATGTTGCCTCCACCGGTATTGGCTAAGGCTCAGGCTGAACTGCTGGATTGGCAGGGGCAGGGTGTTTCGGTGATGGAAGTCAGCCATCGTGGCGCACCGTTCATTGCACTTGCTAAAGAATCAGAGGCAGATCTACGGGAACTCATGAATATCCCTGATAACTATCATGTATTATTCATGCACGGAGGTGGCCGTGGTCAGTTTGCCGCTGTTGTGAATAATTTTCTCGGCAATCATGGCAAAGCCCTCTATTTAATCAGCGGTCAGTGGTCAAAATCGGCTGCAGATGAAGCCATCAGATTAGTAGGTGAAAGCCAAGTAGATACTATTGAAATTGTGTCTAAAGTTAATGGCTTAAATAAAGTCACAGTCCCTGATTTCAGCGTATCATCTGAACAATATCGCTATCTGCATTACTGTCCTAATGAAACAGTCAATGGCATCGAAATGTTTGAAGAGATAGATGCTCCGTGGCCTGTCATTGCGGATATGTCATCCACAATAATGTCTCGTCCCGTGGATGTGAGCAAATTTGGGTTGATCTATGCTGGGGCTCAGAAGAATATCGGTCCTTCTGGTTTGAGCATTGTTATTGTCAGAAAAGATCTATTGGAACTGCCGATCGTGAATCCGTCTTCTATCATGGATTATCGTATCGCTGCGCAGCACGATTCTATGTTTAATACCCCGCCGACGTTTGCTTGGTATTTGGCTGCTGAAGTATTTAAGTGGTTAAAGCAGATTGGTGGGGTAGCTGCCATTGAAGGGATGAATAAGCAGAAGGCCGAGCTGTTGTATCAATGTATTGATCATCTCCCATTCTATAAAAATGGCGTGGATCCGCAAAACCGTTCACGTATGAACGTGACGTTCCAGCTTGCCGATGAAGACTTAAATAAAGTATTTTTGGCAGATGCTGAAGCCCAAGGATTGGTTGCTTTGAAAGGCCACCGTATCGTT